One window of the Endomicrobium proavitum genome contains the following:
- a CDS encoding PTS system mannose/fructose/N-acetylgalactosamine-transporter subunit IIB: protein MPVVVVRIDDRLVHGQIVQGWLKNINIDVIVVVSDAVAKDPMQQMLMSMAMPSSTRLEVKNVNEAGASLAKGAYEKDKTMILVSNPADILKMIELGADFKSVNVGGMHFVPGKRQLLCNLSVDDDDVKNLYAIYSKGIEIEGRVLPLDDRLNIIPIIEKEYKGLK from the coding sequence ATGCCTGTAGTTGTTGTGAGAATTGACGACAGACTTGTGCACGGACAGATAGTGCAGGGCTGGCTTAAAAATATAAATATTGACGTTATCGTTGTGGTTTCAGACGCAGTGGCAAAAGACCCTATGCAGCAAATGCTTATGTCTATGGCTATGCCGTCTTCCACGCGTTTAGAAGTAAAAAATGTTAACGAAGCCGGCGCAAGTCTTGCAAAAGGCGCGTATGAAAAAGATAAAACTATGATTTTGGTTTCCAACCCCGCCGACATTTTAAAGATGATAGAGCTCGGCGCGGATTTTAAATCCGTTAACGTGGGCGGAATGCATTTTGTGCCCGGAAAAAGACAGCTTTTGTGTAACTTGTCGGTAGATGACGACGATGTCAAAAATCTTTACGCTATTTATTCCAAAGGCATTGAGATAGAAGGAAGAGTTCTTCCTTTAGACGACAGATTGAATATTATACCTATAATAGAAAAAGAATATAAAGGTTTGAAATGA
- a CDS encoding alpha-amylase/4-alpha-glucanotransferase domain-containing protein, with product MSKVKFIFCVHNHQPVGNFEWVFEKAYQVSYKPFMDVMLNHPKIKWCMHASGMIWEFCQKEHPEYIKNVKKLVASGNLEILSGGYYEPIISSVPDRDKNGQIQKLTQYVKDVFGCREAHGAWLAERVWEPSLAKPLCESGIKYTVLDDAHFAASGINTDDLKGYYVTEEQGCSLNVFPISQRLRYTIPFHDVNETIEYFKDLSRQNADKNSVVVMADDGEKFGMWPGTNKHVYENGWLERFLTALEENFDTVETATFSEVLKTEKPSGRVYLPCASYFEMSEWSLPAPAQEKFDNVLAKYGSDRDAKTFLHGGFWRNFLTKYEEANNMHKKMLRVSDKVGKYVLSKKPLAQKALDNLYAGQCNCAYWHGVFGGLYLPHLRKAVYASLLKAENLYNKSFLKRAGWLADDFSRAGKEDFLYESKHQNIYVNPQDGGSIFEWDIFKINHNFSDVLTRRYESYHKKLKDNINNAVVATDNEYEVQTIHNDAVKVKEFGLDKFLVYDNYRRTSLRDHFVGTDIKYEDFAFSRYCEMGDFTAGEYKVISRAANLELERNGKAYGKDISVKKNISAQHDGYEAAYEITNNSSESIEICFICEQVFAFSSKDGDDTANDKNVSGWKRYDDYYKAEVELKFSQDCDLFVYPLETVSASDSGYERTYQGTVAAPVARFHSTPGGTVKFSIKTSVNFKTII from the coding sequence ATGAGTAAAGTTAAATTTATTTTTTGCGTTCACAATCATCAGCCCGTCGGAAATTTTGAATGGGTTTTTGAAAAGGCTTATCAGGTTTCCTATAAGCCTTTTATGGATGTTATGTTAAACCACCCTAAAATAAAATGGTGCATGCACGCAAGCGGCATGATTTGGGAGTTTTGCCAAAAAGAACACCCCGAATATATTAAAAACGTTAAAAAACTCGTTGCAAGCGGTAATCTTGAAATTTTATCAGGCGGATATTACGAGCCTATCATTTCGTCCGTTCCGGATAGGGATAAAAACGGACAAATACAAAAACTTACGCAATACGTTAAAGACGTTTTCGGCTGCCGCGAGGCGCACGGCGCATGGCTTGCCGAGAGAGTTTGGGAGCCGTCTCTTGCAAAACCTTTGTGCGAAAGCGGCATAAAATATACTGTTTTAGACGACGCTCATTTTGCGGCCTCGGGAATAAATACCGACGATTTAAAAGGATATTATGTTACCGAAGAGCAGGGATGTTCTTTAAATGTTTTTCCCATAAGCCAGCGTTTAAGATATACGATTCCTTTTCACGACGTTAATGAAACTATAGAATACTTTAAAGATTTGTCGCGCCAAAATGCAGACAAAAACTCCGTTGTGGTTATGGCTGACGACGGCGAAAAATTCGGCATGTGGCCGGGAACAAACAAACACGTTTATGAAAACGGATGGTTGGAACGTTTTCTTACGGCGCTTGAAGAAAATTTTGACACGGTGGAAACCGCAACTTTCTCGGAAGTTTTAAAAACAGAAAAACCTTCGGGAAGAGTTTATCTTCCGTGCGCGTCTTACTTTGAAATGTCGGAATGGTCTCTTCCGGCGCCTGCGCAGGAAAAGTTTGACAACGTTTTGGCAAAATACGGCTCAGACCGGGACGCAAAAACTTTTCTGCACGGCGGGTTTTGGCGCAACTTTTTAACTAAATACGAAGAAGCAAACAATATGCATAAAAAAATGCTGCGCGTAAGCGATAAAGTTGGGAAATATGTTTTAAGCAAAAAACCGCTTGCGCAAAAAGCGTTGGATAATCTTTACGCAGGTCAGTGCAACTGCGCGTATTGGCACGGAGTTTTCGGCGGGCTTTATCTTCCTCATTTAAGAAAAGCGGTTTACGCGTCTCTTTTAAAAGCTGAAAATCTTTACAATAAATCTTTTTTAAAACGAGCCGGCTGGTTAGCAGATGATTTTAGCCGCGCAGGCAAAGAAGATTTTCTTTACGAAAGCAAACACCAAAATATTTACGTAAACCCGCAAGACGGCGGCAGTATTTTTGAATGGGATATCTTTAAAATAAACCATAATTTTTCTGATGTTTTAACCAGAAGATACGAGTCTTACCACAAAAAACTCAAAGACAATATAAATAATGCGGTTGTGGCGACCGATAACGAGTATGAAGTTCAAACAATACATAACGACGCCGTAAAAGTTAAAGAGTTCGGTCTTGATAAATTTTTGGTTTACGATAACTACAGAAGAACTTCTTTGCGCGACCATTTTGTGGGCACGGATATAAAATATGAAGATTTTGCTTTTTCAAGATATTGCGAAATGGGCGATTTTACCGCCGGAGAATATAAAGTTATCTCCCGCGCGGCAAACCTTGAACTTGAAAGAAACGGCAAGGCTTACGGTAAAGATATCAGCGTGAAAAAAAATATTTCCGCGCAGCACGACGGATACGAAGCTGCATATGAAATTACCAACAATTCAAGCGAATCTATTGAAATTTGTTTTATTTGCGAGCAGGTTTTCGCTTTTTCATCAAAAGACGGAGACGACACAGCTAACGACAAAAACGTTTCCGGCTGGAAAAGATACGACGATTATTACAAAGCGGAAGTTGAACTTAAATTTTCGCAAGACTGCGATTTGTTCGTTTACCCGCTTGAAACTGTTTCCGCTTCCGACAGCGGATACGAAAGAACTTATCAGGGCACCGTTGCCGCGCCCGTTGCAAGATTTCATTCAACGCCCGGCGGCACGGTAAAATTTTCAATAAAAACGTCGGTAAATTTTAAAACTATAATATGA
- a CDS encoding PTS sugar transporter subunit IIC, with protein sequence MIIENIFILAFIAALCSLDITAFGQFMISRPIFCAPLFGWLMGDITSGLWIGMIAEMVWINAIPMGVAVPIDITSIAILATYWASKFFPGMQEAAIWGIAFAVPLAYFYKEMDVAGRNFNIKIMRWVEKGLHEGKESRIDIGIVLGLGLFFLRIFAFYLFAMFIGGFIYQGIFLQFTVFILLGFKKAWYLLPVFGFGAMLYNFRSVRIPLIKGRNK encoded by the coding sequence ATGATAATAGAAAATATTTTTATTCTTGCGTTTATTGCTGCTTTATGCAGTCTTGACATAACGGCTTTCGGTCAGTTTATGATTTCAAGGCCTATATTTTGCGCGCCGCTTTTCGGCTGGCTTATGGGCGACATAACTTCCGGGCTTTGGATAGGAATGATTGCTGAAATGGTTTGGATTAACGCTATTCCTATGGGCGTTGCCGTGCCTATAGATATTACGTCAATAGCAATACTTGCCACTTACTGGGCTTCTAAATTCTTCCCGGGAATGCAGGAGGCGGCTATCTGGGGAATTGCTTTTGCGGTTCCGCTGGCGTATTTTTATAAAGAGATGGACGTGGCGGGAAGAAACTTTAATATTAAAATTATGCGCTGGGTTGAAAAGGGGCTTCACGAGGGAAAAGAGTCCAGAATAGATATAGGAATAGTTTTAGGGTTGGGGTTATTTTTTTTAAGAATTTTTGCATTTTATTTATTTGCAATGTTTATCGGCGGATTTATATACCAAGGCATTTTCCTTCAATTTACGGTGTTTATTCTTTTGGGTTTCAAAAAAGCGTGGTACTTGCTTCCCGTGTTTGGTTTCGGCGCCATGCTTTACAACTTTAGAAGCGTCAGAATTCCTTTGATTAAAGGAAGAAATAAATGA
- a CDS encoding PTS system mannose/fructose/sorbose family transporter subunit IID, with protein sequence MIKTYFRMFLRAFFIQSLWNFERLQNVGFLFVMKPFFRKIYKNKNDRREAFLRHTGFFNTHPYMANVIVAICANCERIISQEGLKNAPDINLLKSSMAGPLAAIGDSYFWGTLRPVVALSCIFMTILFSRVLSGSLTGYGIIIPVMFFFLYNAVHVPVRFWLLFAGLKLDKNSIYIIAKLEVKFFLEVLKYIGVLLLLASIAIYFQVFGFGPGNNIFFAGFIPDAAVLGAVLVLSALAGKFSPTFAFYTLLILCVVISYLGI encoded by the coding sequence ATGATTAAAACTTATTTCAGAATGTTTTTAAGAGCTTTCTTTATACAGTCTTTGTGGAACTTTGAAAGGCTGCAAAACGTCGGTTTTTTGTTTGTAATGAAACCTTTTTTTAGAAAAATATATAAAAATAAAAACGACAGACGCGAAGCTTTTTTGAGACACACCGGTTTTTTTAATACGCATCCGTATATGGCTAACGTAATTGTGGCTATTTGCGCAAACTGCGAGAGAATAATATCGCAGGAAGGGCTTAAAAACGCTCCAGATATAAACCTTTTAAAAAGTTCTATGGCAGGACCTCTTGCCGCAATTGGGGACTCTTATTTTTGGGGCACTTTAAGACCCGTTGTCGCGTTGTCGTGTATATTTATGACAATACTTTTTTCGCGCGTTTTAAGCGGCAGTTTAACCGGTTACGGCATAATAATTCCCGTAATGTTTTTCTTTTTGTATAACGCGGTGCATGTGCCCGTTCGGTTCTGGCTGTTGTTTGCGGGGCTAAAGCTTGATAAAAACAGCATTTATATAATAGCCAAACTGGAAGTTAAATTTTTCCTTGAAGTGCTTAAATATATCGGAGTTTTGCTTCTTTTGGCGTCTATAGCAATATATTTTCAGGTTTTCGGGTTTGGTCCGGGAAACAATATATTTTTTGCGGGGTTTATTCCCGACGCGGCGGTTTTGGGCGCGGTGCTTGTGTTGTCCGCTTTAGCCGGAAAGTTCAGCCCGACGTTTGCGTTTTATACGCTTCTTATTTTGTGCGTAGTTATCTCTTATTTAGGAATATAA
- a CDS encoding HPr family phosphocarrier protein — MKEKIITVSNKLGLHARPAALLVQTTSKYSATVKIYKDDYEVDAKSIMGVMTLAAALGSSLKFIADGPDETEALDDIEKLFNAGFHE, encoded by the coding sequence ATGAAAGAAAAAATTATTACAGTGTCAAATAAACTCGGACTTCACGCAAGACCGGCGGCTCTTTTGGTTCAAACCACGTCAAAGTACAGCGCTACAGTAAAAATTTACAAAGACGATTATGAAGTTGATGCAAAAAGCATAATGGGCGTTATGACTTTAGCCGCGGCTTTGGGCAGCAGTTTGAAATTTATCGCAGACGGCCCCGACGAAACGGAAGCTCTTGACGATATAGAAAAACTTTTTAACGCAGGATTTCACGAATAG
- the ptsP gene encoding phosphoenolpyruvate--protein phosphotransferase has translation MPDQKDVILHGVAASPQIAIGRVFLFEDDDFSMSLVKRNIAEKDRAGELKRFNAAMDKTRLELKSSYEKINEILGENYAKIADVHLLILGDPALERDVKFAIEAGANAEYAVFSVIDKVVKSFEKMQDEYFRERKQDILDVGKKIIAHLLEKQKRTLSDIKEDSIVVAHNLTPADTVAIREKFVKGFVTDIGGKTSHTAIVAQGLEIPAVVGLKNISHQVATGDLIIIDGNKGLVILNPTPETVEKYKTESALLSEKTKELKKIKNLPAETPDNYKVSIFANIDNPDEVKSVLNNGATGIGLYRTEFMFFNRSVLPNDKEHFENYKKVAEEMSPYATIIRTIDVGGDKLADAGLLNFDAEANPFMGLRAIRLCLKYPDIFIDQLKGILRASAFGKIRLMYPMISGLDELCEANKILEKVKEELRKEKVAFDENIEVGAMIEVPSAAGIMDVLAKELDFVSIGTNDLIQYTLAVDRVNENVANLYDPLHPAILRLIKRIIEEGHKAKIDVGMCGEMAGDPYYTPVLLGLGLDEFSVSSAQIPKIKKVIRSITITDAKKLAEDILANADRKFSSKLLDKVQSKLN, from the coding sequence ATGCCCGATCAAAAAGACGTCATACTTCACGGTGTCGCGGCGTCGCCGCAAATAGCCATAGGCAGAGTTTTTTTATTTGAAGATGATGATTTCTCAATGTCTTTGGTTAAGCGCAATATTGCCGAAAAAGACAGAGCCGGCGAGCTTAAGCGTTTTAACGCGGCTATGGATAAAACGCGGCTTGAGCTTAAATCTTCTTACGAGAAAATAAACGAAATTTTAGGCGAGAACTACGCTAAAATAGCGGACGTCCATCTTTTAATATTAGGCGATCCGGCGCTTGAGCGCGACGTAAAATTTGCAATAGAAGCCGGCGCTAACGCGGAATACGCGGTGTTTAGCGTTATAGACAAAGTAGTAAAATCGTTTGAAAAAATGCAGGACGAATATTTCAGAGAAAGAAAACAGGATATTCTTGACGTAGGCAAAAAAATTATAGCTCATCTTTTGGAAAAGCAAAAAAGAACTCTTTCCGACATTAAGGAAGATTCAATAGTTGTGGCGCACAATCTTACGCCCGCCGACACCGTTGCCATAAGAGAGAAGTTTGTAAAAGGATTTGTTACCGATATCGGCGGAAAAACGTCTCACACTGCGATAGTTGCGCAAGGTCTTGAAATTCCCGCGGTTGTGGGTTTAAAAAATATTTCTCATCAGGTTGCAACCGGCGACCTTATTATAATAGACGGAAACAAAGGTCTTGTTATTTTAAACCCTACGCCGGAAACCGTTGAAAAGTACAAAACAGAGTCTGCGCTTTTGTCCGAAAAAACAAAAGAGCTTAAAAAAATAAAAAATCTTCCGGCAGAAACGCCGGATAATTATAAAGTTTCAATTTTTGCAAATATAGATAATCCCGACGAAGTAAAATCAGTTTTAAATAACGGCGCAACGGGAATAGGGCTTTACAGAACGGAATTTATGTTTTTTAACCGTTCGGTTCTTCCGAATGATAAAGAACATTTTGAAAACTATAAAAAAGTAGCCGAAGAAATGAGCCCTTATGCCACAATAATAAGAACGATAGACGTCGGCGGAGACAAGCTTGCCGACGCCGGACTTTTAAATTTTGACGCGGAAGCAAATCCGTTTATGGGGTTGCGCGCAATAAGATTATGTTTAAAATATCCCGACATTTTTATAGATCAGCTTAAAGGAATTTTAAGAGCGTCGGCTTTCGGAAAAATAAGATTGATGTATCCTATGATTTCAGGGCTGGACGAGCTTTGCGAAGCAAATAAAATTTTAGAAAAAGTAAAAGAAGAGCTTAGAAAAGAAAAAGTTGCTTTTGATGAAAATATAGAGGTAGGCGCAATGATAGAAGTTCCGTCTGCCGCCGGAATAATGGACGTTTTGGCCAAAGAGCTTGATTTTGTTTCAATAGGCACAAACGATTTAATTCAATACACTTTGGCGGTTGACAGGGTAAATGAAAACGTAGCCAATTTATACGACCCGCTTCATCCGGCTATTTTAAGGCTTATAAAAAGAATAATAGAAGAAGGGCACAAAGCAAAAATAGACGTGGGTATGTGCGGCGAAATGGCGGGCGACCCTTACTATACGCCTGTGCTTTTGGGGCTTGGGCTTGACGAATTCAGCGTTTCGTCGGCGCAAATACCAAAAATTAAAAAAGTTATAAGGAGTATAACAATAACGGACGCAAAAAAACTTGCCGAAGATATTTTGGCAAACGCCGACAGAAAATTCTCTTCAAAACTTTTAGACAAAGTTCAATCTAAATTAAACTAA